A genome region from Triticum aestivum cultivar Chinese Spring chromosome 2B, IWGSC CS RefSeq v2.1, whole genome shotgun sequence includes the following:
- the LOC123041976 gene encoding phenolic glucoside malonyltransferase 2-like, with translation MARDTSSSRLRVLDTAVVTPSGPPLPPSSLPLTFLDLQWIHSPPVERVFFYHIGAPHADLVVSSLKASLSTALRVFFPLAGHLRVTTANGRPDIFYEPGDGVTFTLAEYDADLSDLASDHHPRQVAELVQLVPRLRHADADGGAALLSVQATVLLPRGDVALGVTVHHAACDGAGSTSFLHTWAVACAGPDRPLPPTPVIDRTLIAEPAGLYEHYTNNLMSTDEIEFVKMSPDQLLATFTLSSEQLQGVKDAIAGEAARRGQTPPRCSTLVAALGFVWSCYRRAKAETGDGAADPESPTYFIVPVDYRQWLKPPVPATYLGNCIGPAIGAAAKGELASAGADGLFTACAAIAAGIEKAVASPEWETTVERVKEAGARGVLSVAGSPRLRVYDVDFGFGPPAKVEIVSVARTGAMAVAESRRGGMEVGMSLPPASMAAFRRCFADAVAWLSTSRSTDTR, from the coding sequence ATGGCACGTGACACGTCCTCCTCCCGCCTCCGCGTCCTCGACACCGCCGTCGTCACGCCGTCCGGCCCGCCACTGCCGCCGTCCTCCCTCCCGCTCACCTTCCTTGACCTGCAGTGGATCCATTCCCCGCCCGTCGAGCGTGTCTTCTTCTACCACATCGGCGCCCCCCATGCCGACCTCGTCGTCTCCAGCCTCAAGGCCTCGCTCTCCACGGCCCTCCGCGTCTTTTTTCCGCTCGCTGGCCACCTCCGCGTCACCACCGCCAACGGCCGCCCCGACATCTTCTACGAGCCCGGGGACGGTGTCACCTTCACACTCGCCGAGTACGACGCCGACCTCAGCGACCTCGCATCCGACCATCACCCAAGGCAGGTCGCTGAGCTTGTCCAGCTCGTTCCGCGTCTTCGGCACGCCGATGCCGACGGAGGCGCTGCGCTTCTCTCCGTGCAGGCCACCGTGCTGCTGCCGCGGGGTGACGTCGCGCTCGGCGTCACCGTGCACCACGCCGCCTGCGACGGCGCGGGCTCTACCAGCTTCCTCCACACCTGGGCGGTCGCCTGCGCCGGACcggacaggccgctcccgccgacTCCTGTCATCGACCGGACGCTCATCGCCGAGCCGGCAGGCCTCTACGAACACTACACGAACAACCTGATGAGCACCGACGAGATCGAGTTCGTCAAGATGTCGCCGGACCAGCTCCTCGCCACGTTCACCCTGTCCAGCGAGCAGCTGCAGGGCGTCAAGGACGCTATCGCCGGCGAGGCCGCGCGGCGTGGCCAGACGCCGCCAAGGTGCTCCACGCTCGTCGCCGCCTTAGGCTTCGTCTGGTCGTGCTACCGCCGAGCCAAAGCAGAGACCGGTGACGGCGCTGCGGATCCCGAATCACCAACATACTTCATCGTCCCCGTGGACTACCGGCAGTGGTTGAAGCCGCCGGTGCCGGCGACGTACCTGGGCAACTGCATCGGCCCGGCCATCGGCGCCGCGGCCAAGGGGGAGCTCGCCTCGGCCGGCGCGGACGGGCTCTTCACGGCGTGCGCGGCGATAGCGGCGGGCATCGAGAAGGCGGTGGCGTCTCCAGAGTGGGAGACGACGGTGGAGCGCGTCAAGGAGGCGGGGGCGCGCGGCGTGCTGTCCGTGGCCGGGTCGCCGAGGCTCCGTGTGTACGACGTGGACTTCGGGTTCGGGCCCCCGGCGAAGGTGGAGATCGTGTCCGTGGCGAGGACAGGGGCCATGGCGGTGGCGGAGAGTCGCAGAGGGggcatggaggtgggcatgtcgcTGCCGCCGGCCAGCATGGCGGCGTTCCGGAGGTGCTTCGCCGACGCCGTCGCGTGGCTCTCGACGTCGCGCAGTACAGACACTCGTTGA